A genomic region of uncultured Paludibaculum sp. contains the following coding sequences:
- a CDS encoding serine hydrolase domain-containing protein, producing the protein MNKAQKHARHLCLFGILLVSAGNAVFGQAVDGAMERTIDALFSSYNANTPGVAIAIVKDGKVVLSKGYGSANLEYGIPITPRTVFHVASVSKQFTAFSIYLLEKQGKISFEDDIRKYVPEMPDLGRPVKIRHLLAHTSGIRDQWALLTLAGWRMDDVITTEHILKILSRQKELNFEPGTAFSYSNSGYTLLAEVVRRVSGQTFAAFTRRNIFEPLGMTATQFYEDFNQIVKNRAYSYEKENNTYIKKNLNYSNAGATSLLTTAEDLAKWALNFEHPVVGDTELIARFNAPSLLDNGQPVVYAVLEGETNYHGKGQILRNYRGVNLWNHGGHDAGFRAYLVRFPDDRLSIITLSNDEHYEILKTGLTIAGYYLKGRLNPRSTPDTPAGPNEARKTAETRPADLKSLEGEFHSQELATTYRAKAAAGKLILMHDRLSDIELSEGAKDTFQGRIEFLVTVKFTRNSNQMVTGFTLSNFGATAVRFEKLR; encoded by the coding sequence ATGAACAAAGCGCAAAAACATGCACGGCATCTCTGCCTGTTCGGAATCCTGCTGGTATCGGCCGGCAATGCCGTGTTTGGCCAGGCCGTCGATGGCGCCATGGAACGCACCATCGATGCGCTCTTTTCGTCGTACAACGCCAATACTCCGGGCGTCGCCATCGCGATCGTAAAGGACGGGAAAGTCGTCCTCTCAAAAGGGTACGGGAGCGCCAATCTCGAGTACGGCATCCCCATCACACCCAGGACCGTCTTCCATGTCGCCTCGGTCTCCAAGCAGTTCACGGCATTTTCCATTTATCTGCTGGAGAAGCAAGGAAAGATCTCTTTCGAGGACGACATCAGAAAGTACGTTCCGGAGATGCCAGACCTGGGCCGGCCAGTCAAAATAAGACACCTGCTCGCGCACACCAGCGGCATCCGGGATCAGTGGGCTCTCTTAACCCTGGCCGGGTGGAGGATGGACGATGTGATTACCACGGAGCACATCCTGAAGATCCTCAGCAGACAGAAAGAACTCAACTTCGAGCCGGGAACCGCGTTCAGCTACAGCAATTCGGGCTACACCCTACTGGCCGAAGTGGTCAGGCGAGTCAGCGGCCAGACCTTCGCGGCCTTCACCCGGCGGAACATCTTCGAGCCTCTGGGAATGACCGCCACACAGTTCTACGAAGACTTCAATCAAATCGTTAAGAACAGAGCCTACTCCTACGAGAAGGAAAACAACACCTATATAAAGAAGAATCTGAACTACTCGAATGCGGGAGCCACCAGCCTCTTGACGACCGCGGAGGATCTCGCCAAATGGGCATTGAACTTCGAACACCCGGTGGTCGGCGACACCGAACTGATAGCGCGGTTTAACGCCCCCTCCCTGCTCGACAATGGACAGCCCGTCGTCTACGCCGTCCTCGAGGGCGAAACCAACTACCACGGCAAGGGACAAATCCTCAGAAACTACCGGGGCGTCAATCTCTGGAACCATGGCGGGCACGACGCTGGGTTCCGGGCATACCTTGTCCGTTTCCCGGACGACAGGCTGTCCATCATCACACTCAGCAATGACGAGCACTACGAGATCCTGAAGACCGGACTAACGATCGCCGGTTACTACCTCAAAGGCCGCCTGAATCCGCGCTCAACCCCGGACACCCCGGCGGGGCCGAACGAAGCCCGCAAGACCGCTGAAACGAGGCCAGCGGATCTGAAGAGCCTGGAGGGAGAATTCCACAGTCAGGAGCTCGCCACAACCTACCGGGCCAAGGCGGCAGCCGGCAAGTTGATTCTGATGCACGATCGCCTGAGCGACATTGAACTCAGCGAAGGAGCGAAGGACACATTTCAGGGAAGAATCGAATTCCTGGTTACCGTGAAATTCACCAGGAACTCAAACCAAATGGTAACCGGCTTCACACTTTCCAACTTTGGGGCAACCGCGGTCCGTTTCGAAAAACTCCGCTGA
- a CDS encoding response regulator codes for MRARILMIEDNEQNRYLATFLLEDYGFEVKHAADGPAGLELAGSELFDLILLDIQLPLMDGHAVARALRANPALSRVPIVAVTSYAMAGDRELAMAAGCNGYLEKPIDPDTFVADVARYLSREV; via the coding sequence ATGAGAGCAAGAATTCTGATGATCGAGGACAACGAGCAGAACCGTTACCTCGCCACATTCCTGCTGGAAGATTACGGTTTCGAAGTGAAGCACGCGGCCGACGGCCCTGCCGGTCTGGAGTTGGCTGGCAGCGAGTTGTTTGACCTCATCCTTTTGGATATCCAGTTGCCTTTGATGGACGGCCATGCCGTGGCCCGCGCGCTGCGGGCTAACCCGGCGCTCTCGCGCGTACCCATTGTGGCGGTCACTTCGTACGCAATGGCCGGCGACCGCGAGTTGGCCATGGCCGCGGGCTGCAATGGTTACCTGGAGAAGCCCATAGATCCGGACACGTTCGTCGCCGATGTCGCCCGTTATCTATCCCGGGAGGTTTGA
- a CDS encoding PAS domain S-box protein, whose protein sequence is MSSSERVGNAASEILDCLAEGCQIIGFDFTYLYVNDSLIAQVRRPREELLGRTMMDCFPGVEQTDILPALRRCMSERMPQRIESAFVVPGGSTGWFDLRFVAVSEGVCVLSLDSTAQKKIGETLRQREAQFSLLYDSVADPIFLLATEPGGCFRFLSVNLAFLNATGLTAGQVVDRRVEEVLPAPSQAVVLPKYLQAIAERRRVTWEEVAVYPAGIKVAEVTVTPLFDQTEQRCTHLIGSVHDMSDQKQAERALQKSEREFRAIFDRAPLGIAVIDSITGQFRKVNQQYCSIAGYSESEMLTLTFQSITHPDDLQEDLDSMQRLVTGALHTFQMEKRYLRKDGSIVWVGLTCVPLWEAPGTDLQHIAMIDDITDRKQAEERLAESERKYRMLVENANSIILRWNSEGRIIFLNEFGQRFFGYSEEELVGRHVIGTIVPPTEETSRDLRWLMDRICADPNAFGNNVNENMRRNGERVWIAWANRIVRDAQGEVLEILSIGTDITARRQAEQEVNRLHEDLQRHAEELELRVAKRTEELAVAKECAEAADHLKSAFLATMSHELRTPLNSIIGFTGIVLRGMAGPLTAEQTKQLDMVRGSARHLLSLINDVLDISKIEAGELTVASELVDLCASVTKAADAVKPMAERKGLGLHVHIPPGVGPALGDERRVQQVLLNLLTNAVKFTESGEVAITVEVTPDALHTRVEDTGIGIKPEDLAIIFQPFRQIDSGTTRNHEGTGLGLAICRRLADLMGGEVRAASELGKGSVFTFVLPRRGPEPT, encoded by the coding sequence ATGAGCAGTTCGGAGCGCGTCGGCAACGCCGCAAGTGAGATCCTCGACTGCCTCGCCGAGGGTTGCCAGATAATTGGCTTCGACTTCACATATTTGTACGTCAACGACAGCCTTATTGCGCAAGTGCGCAGGCCGAGGGAAGAGCTCCTCGGGCGGACAATGATGGACTGCTTCCCTGGCGTCGAGCAAACGGACATTCTCCCAGCCCTGCGCCGGTGCATGTCGGAGCGAATGCCCCAACGGATCGAAAGCGCCTTCGTGGTCCCCGGCGGATCGACTGGCTGGTTCGATCTGCGGTTTGTGGCCGTGTCCGAAGGCGTATGCGTTCTTTCTCTCGATTCGACGGCGCAGAAGAAAATCGGGGAAACGCTCCGTCAGCGCGAGGCGCAGTTCAGTCTGCTCTACGATAGCGTCGCCGACCCGATCTTCCTCCTGGCCACCGAACCCGGGGGCTGCTTCCGTTTCCTCTCGGTCAACCTCGCATTTCTCAATGCCACCGGATTGACTGCCGGTCAGGTGGTTGACCGGCGCGTTGAAGAGGTTCTTCCGGCGCCGTCACAGGCCGTGGTGTTGCCCAAGTATCTTCAGGCGATAGCCGAGCGCCGGCGCGTCACCTGGGAAGAGGTCGCCGTCTACCCGGCCGGCATTAAGGTGGCGGAGGTCACTGTGACGCCGCTGTTCGACCAGACGGAGCAGCGATGCACACACCTCATCGGCTCGGTCCACGACATGAGCGACCAGAAGCAGGCCGAGCGCGCATTGCAGAAGAGTGAGCGGGAATTCAGGGCGATCTTCGACCGGGCGCCGCTCGGCATCGCCGTGATCGATTCGATAACCGGCCAGTTCCGCAAAGTAAACCAACAGTATTGCAGCATTGCCGGATACTCCGAGAGCGAGATGCTCACGCTCACATTCCAGAGCATCACGCATCCTGATGACCTGCAGGAAGATCTGGACAGTATGCAGCGCCTGGTGACCGGCGCGTTGCACACGTTTCAGATGGAGAAGCGCTATCTCCGCAAGGATGGCTCCATCGTATGGGTGGGGCTGACTTGCGTGCCGCTGTGGGAGGCTCCGGGGACCGACCTGCAGCATATCGCGATGATCGACGACATCACGGACCGCAAGCAGGCCGAGGAACGCCTTGCCGAGAGCGAACGGAAATACCGCATGCTCGTGGAGAATGCCAACAGCATCATCCTGCGCTGGAACTCCGAGGGGCGGATCATTTTCCTGAACGAGTTTGGCCAGCGGTTCTTTGGCTATTCGGAGGAGGAGTTAGTCGGCCGTCACGTGATTGGCACAATCGTGCCGCCCACCGAGGAGACCAGCCGCGACCTGCGGTGGCTCATGGATCGGATTTGCGCCGACCCCAATGCGTTCGGAAATAATGTCAACGAGAACATGCGCCGCAACGGGGAGCGCGTGTGGATTGCCTGGGCGAACAGGATTGTTCGGGACGCCCAGGGCGAAGTGCTGGAGATACTGAGCATCGGCACCGATATCACGGCACGCCGGCAGGCGGAGCAGGAAGTTAATCGGCTCCATGAGGACCTGCAACGCCATGCCGAGGAGCTGGAACTTCGTGTGGCCAAACGCACCGAAGAGTTGGCGGTGGCGAAGGAGTGCGCCGAGGCGGCCGATCACTTGAAGTCCGCCTTTCTCGCCACGATGTCGCACGAACTGCGCACGCCGCTGAACTCAATCATCGGCTTCACCGGCATCGTTCTGCGAGGAATGGCGGGGCCTCTCACGGCGGAACAGACCAAGCAGCTCGACATGGTGCGCGGTAGCGCCCGCCACCTCTTGAGCCTCATCAACGACGTGCTCGACATTTCCAAGATCGAGGCGGGCGAGTTGACGGTGGCCAGCGAGTTGGTCGACTTGTGTGCGTCCGTCACCAAGGCCGCCGATGCTGTCAAGCCTATGGCGGAGCGAAAGGGGCTCGGGCTACATGTGCACATCCCGCCCGGAGTGGGCCCGGCGCTTGGCGATGAGCGGCGCGTTCAGCAGGTACTGCTCAACCTGCTTACCAATGCCGTGAAGTTCACCGAGAGCGGCGAAGTTGCGATCACGGTGGAAGTGACCCCGGATGCCTTGCACACGCGGGTGGAGGACACCGGAATAGGCATCAAACCGGAAGACCTGGCGATTATTTTCCAGCCATTTCGGCAAATTGACTCGGGCACCACTCGCAATCATGAGGGCACGGGCCTGGGGCTGGCTATTTGCCGGCGCCTGGCCGACTTGATGGGCGGGGAGGTCAGGGCGGCAAGCGAGTTGGGCAAGGGCAGCGTATTCACATTCGTCCTCCCGCGGAGGGGGCCAGAGCCAACATGA